The DNA region TGGTGTACCGCGGCTGGTCGCAGCGCGTGCTGGCCCGCCGATGGCCCATCGCGCTCGCGATCGTCGTGCCGGCGGCCGTCTTCGCGCTGCAGCACGTCTGGTACGCCCCCACGCCCGATGCCGTCCTCGCGTTCCTCGCCGCCTTCTTCGTCTGGGGGCTGGGATCGGGGATCATCTACCTCCGGCAGCGCCGGCTCATGCCGATCCTGTTCGCGCACGGCTTCGTGAACCTGTTCTTCTCGCTGCCGGCGCTGGCGATGCCCTTCCTGCCCGCGGAGCTGCTTCCGTGATCCCCGCAGGCCACGACCGCACCGAGGACGGAGACGACATGCGCGATCGCGACGACCTGAACGACCACGATGACGCGTTCGATCAGGACGACCCAGCACTGGACCCGCGCGACATGCTCGCGCTCGTGGACGATCAGCAGCGCAGCATCGCAGGCCGCGTCGGCGCCTTCGTCCCCTATGTGCTGCTGGTGTGGGGTCTGGCCTGGCTGCTGGGCTTCGGCGCGCTGTGGCTGGCGTACGCGGACGACCCCGTCCTGCCCGTCTCAGTGGCCGCGCCGATCGTGATCGGGCTGTTCCTGACCGCCGGCGCGCTGTCCGCGGTCCTCGCCCTGCGCTCGGCCCGCGGTGTGCGCGGGGCCCCGAAGGACAAGACGTTCAGCGGCGTCGTCTACGGCCAGGCCTGGTGGGTGGGCGCCCTGGCGATCTTCGCGATCGGGCAGGCGCTCACCGTCGCCGGCATGGACCGTGAGCTGCTGGATCTGCTGTATCCGGCGATGTACATGTTCTTCGCCGGGGTCATGTTCGCCATGGCCGCGATCATCTGGCGCGCGGTGCCGATGCTCGTCCTCGGAGGCTGGGCGGTGCTGCTCAGCGCCGCGGCTGCCTTCGCCGGGACCGGCGGGCAGTACCTCGTCCACGCGCTCGGCGGCGGAGGGATGCTGCTGGCCCTCGGCGTGTGGACCTGGGCGTGGGGCAGGCGCGCCCGACGTCGCGTGTCCGCGGGGCCCGCGGCATGAACGAACTCGACCCCGTCATCCACGCCACGTCCCGGCTGCGGATCACGGCCGCTCTCGCGACGCTCGCGGACGGCGAGAGCATCGCCTTCCCGCGGCTGCAGGAGTTGTTGGAGATGACCTCCGGCAACCTCTCCACCCACCTGCGCAGGCTGGAGGATGCCGGTTACGTGCTCTCCGAGAAGGCCTTTCTCGGCGTCAAGCCCGTCACCTACCTGTCCTTGACGACAGCGGGTCGGCGCGCCTTCGAGGACTACACGACGCAGCTGCGCGCGCTGCTCGGCGACATCCGGCCGCCGGGACGAATACGCTGAGAGGATGACGATCCCCACTCTCGAGTTCAACGATGGAAACCACATCCCCCAGCTCGGCTACGGTGTCTTCCTCGTGCCGCCGGCTGAGGCGGAGCGCGCGGTCAGCGAGGCGCTGGAGGCCGGGTACCGGCACATCGACACCGCCGCGATCTACCGCAACGAGGAGGGGGTGGGTGCGGCGATCGCCCGCAGCGGCATCCCGCGCGAGGAGCTCTTCATCACGACGAAGCTGTGGAACGACCGCCACCACGGCGACGAGCCCGACAAGGCCATCGCGGAGAGTCTGGAGCGGCTCGGGCTGGAGCACGTCGACCTGTACCTCGTGCACTGGCCGACCCCGGCGAAGGACGACTACGTGCACGCGTGGGAGAAGATGATCGGCATCCGTGAGCGCGGCCTGGTCCGCTCCATCGGCGTCTCCAACCACCTCGTGCCGCACCTCGAGCGCATCGTCGCCGAGACCGGCGTCGTCCCCGCCGTGAACCAGATCGAGCTGCATCCCGCCCACCAGCAGCGCGAGATCACCGAATGGGCGGCCGCCCACGGCGTGCGCATCGAATCCTGGGGTCCGCTCGGACAGGGCAAGTACGACCTGTTCGGCACGGGCCCGGTGGCCGCCGCCGCGGAGGCCACCGGCCGCACCCCCGCGCAGGTCGTGCTGCGCTGGCACCTTCAGAAGGGCTTCATCGTCTTCCCGAAGTCCGTGCATGCCGAGCGGATGCGCGAGAACCTCGACGTGTTCGGCTTCGAGCTCGACGACGCGCAGATGGCCGCCATCGACGCCCTCGACCCGCTGGACGGGTCCGGCCGTGTGGGCTCGCATCCGAACGATGTGAACTGACCGCATCCGTCGGATCACAGGTTTCATCCGATTCCGCTGCATGACGCCCCGTGTCACCCGCCGTGACGCGGGGCGTCCTGCTCAGTACCGTCGGAGGCATGCCAGCCCCCTATAGCGTCGTCGTCGTGTCCGGATCCCTGCATGAGCCCAGCAAGACCACGGCTCTGCTGCGCGCCATCGCGGACGCCGTCGCCGCGCGGATCGAGGTCGACGTGCGGGTCATCGAGATCACCCGCATCGGGCCGGGACTGGCGGGCGCGCTGCGCCGCGACGATCTGCCCGCGGATGTGGAGGCGCAGCTGCGCGCCGTCGAGGAGGCCGACCTGCTCATCGTCGGCAGCCCCGTCTACCGCGCGTCCTTCACAGGGCTGTTCAAGCACCTGTTCGACTTCATCGGGCAGTACGCGCTGGTGGGCAAGCCCGTGCTGCTGGCGGCCACCGGCGGCGGGGAGCGGCACGCGCTGATCATCGAGCACCAGCTGCGACCGCTGTTCGCCTTCTTCCAGGCGCTGACCCTGCCGCTGGGCGTGTACGCCAGCAACACCGACTTCGACGGCTACGAGATCTCCTCGGCACCGATCCTGTCCCGCATCAACCTGGCGGCTGAGCGCGCCGTCCCGCTGATCGGCTTCTCATCGGTGGCGGACCCGCGGGCGCTCGCAGCCTTCTGACCCGCGCGCACCGGTCGCGGGTGATCCGCCCCTGCGGGCGGCTGCGCGGCGTACCGTGGGGGCCATGACGAACCGGCTCGCCGACACCCTCAGCCCCTATCTGCGCGCGCACGCCGACAACCCGGTGGACTGGCATCCCTGGGGCCAGGAGGCCTTCGACGAGGCGCGACGGCGCGATGTGCCGCTGCTGATCTCCATCGGGTACTCCACGTGTCACTGGTGTCATGTCATGGCCCGCGAGTCGTTCTCCGACGAGGCCACGGCCGCACAGATCAACGACGGGTTCGTGGCGGTCAAGATCGACCGCGAGGAGCATCCCGCCGTCGATGCGGCGTTCATGGCCTCGGCATCCGCCTTCACGCAGAACCTCGGCTGGCCGCTGACGGTGTTCACCACGCCGCAGGGCGCCGCGTTCTACGCCGGCACGTATTGGCCCTCCCGAGCGCGGGGCGGCACGCCGGCGTTCCGCGACGTCCTCACGGCGGTGCGGGAGGCGTGGACCGATCGGCATGCCGAGGTGGTGTCCTCGGCGGAGGCCGTCGTCGAGGCGCTGCGCGCCGCCGCGCACGCGCCCGAGTCCGGCGTCCCCGATGCACGGGCGCTGCGCGACGCGGCGACGTCGATCATCGAGCGCGAGGATCGAGAGTTCGGCGGGTTCGGCGGCGCGCCGAAGTTCCCGATGGCCACCGCGCTGCGGTTCCTGCAGCATCCGGCGGCGGGCGGGGCGGATGCCGTGGACCGCGCGCTGGAGGCGATGGCGGCATCCGAGCTGCGGGATGCGGTCGACGGCGGCTTCTTCCGCTATGCCACCGGACGGGACTGGACGGTGCCCCACTACGAGCGCATGCTGACCGACAACGCCCAGCTGCTGCAGGTGGCGCTGGATGCCGAGCGGGAGGACATCGTGCGCGGCATCGCGGACTTCCTGCTGAACGTCCTGCGACGCGACGGTGGGGCCTTCGGGGCCGCGCAGGACTCGGAGTCGTGGATCGGCGGCGAGCGCAGCGAGGGCGGGTACTACCGGCGGGATGCCGCAGGGCGTGCCGCGCTGGAGCCGCCGACGGTCGACGGCAAGGTGATCACCGGCTGGAACGGGCTCGCGATCGGTGCGCTGGCACGGGCCGGTGCCGTGCTGGACGAGCCGGGCTGGATCGATGCGGCCGCCTCCGCCGCGGAGCGCGTGCTCACGGTCAATCGCTCCGCGGGGGAGCTGGTGCGCTCGTCGCTGGACGGCCGGGCTGCGACAGCCGTCGCCACGGAAGCCGACCTGGGCCTGCTGGCGGACGGTCTGTTCTCACTGGCGCTCGCGACCGGCGACGCCTCCTGGGCGATGCGGGGCCTGGAGGTGCTGGGCGCCCAGGCGGACCCGGACCCCGTGCTCGCGGCGCAGGGGATCGTCCGCGGAGCCGACGACGGCGACGGTGATCTGCCGTCGGGGCCGGCGGCGCTGGCATCCGCCCATCTGACGGCCTGGCTGCTGGGGGCGGGCCAGGAGCATCGGGTGCGGGCGGACCGGCTCGTCGCGGGCGTCGCGGGGCGCGCGCTCCAGCACCCGATCGCCTACGGTGCGATCCTGCGCGTCGCGGCCGGGCTGGCTGTGCCGCCGCGGCAGGTCGTCGCCGTGATCTCCACCCGCGACGGCGCGCTGGCAGACCGGGCGCGGGAGGCCGACGCCGACGTGATCGCCGTGGTCACACCCGCGCAGGCGCGGGCGTTCGCGGATGCCGGGTTCGAGCTGTTCGAAGGTCGGGACGTCTCCGACGGCGTGGTCTACGACTGCCGTGATTTCGTGTGCAGGATGCCGGTCGCCGAGCCCCGGGAGCTGGCCCTCAGCCGCTGACCCCCTCCCTGCCCGCTCCCGTCGCAGGCTCTCCTGTCGTCAGTGAATCTCCTGTTCTCGGCGACGCCGCGGAGCACGCCGCCGCGACCGCTGTCAGATCCAGCCCGGCAGCCAATTGTGGATGAGCCAGAACTCGTACGGCACGCTCATCCCCGTCCACACCGGGTAGTAGAACGCCGAGACCAGCAGCACGACGCACAGGTACACGACGACCGTGCGCTGCCCCGCCTGCCGCCGATGCAGCGGGGCGTCCGCGGAGCCGGCCAGCGTGCGCAGCGCGACGGCCAGCCCGATCACGAGGAACGGCGCCATCGAGATCGTGTAGAACTGGAAGATCGTCCGGCTGCCGACCAGCAGCCATGGCACGTAGGTGGCGATCAGCCCCGCGAGAGGGAACGTGATCGCGGGCCCCGCCGGGGCGCGCTCGATGAGCCCCCGCACGAACCGCAGCAGCAGGTACACCGCAGCGGCGACGCTTGCGTACCAGATCAGCGGGTTCGGCACGGAGGAGACCACGGCGATGCAGTGGTCGACGCCGCATCCGGAGGGATCCTCTCCCACCCAGATCGCCGTGGGCCGCAGCAGCAGCGGCCACTGCCAGGCCGGGCTCGCATACGGATGCGGGCTGGCCAGCCCGACGTGGAAGCTCAGGATCGCCTCGTGATACTTCCACAGCGCGACCAGCGGGTTGGCATCCGCATCCCGGTCGTAGCCCCCGGCGGTGACGAGCCAGCCCGTCCAGGAGACGAGGTACGTCGCCAGGGCGGGGCCGACCAGCAGCAGGAAGGATGCCGGGCCCTGGCGGAGCACGGCATCCGTCGGCCACAGCACGACACCCGCGCGGCGGCGCGCGAGCGCGTCGACGACGACCGTGTACAGGCCGAACACCGCCAGCGCGTACACGCCCGACCACTTCACCGCGGAGGCCGCCCCGAACGCGACGCCCGCGGCGATCAGCCACGGCCGCGCCCACAGCACGGGACCCGTCATGCGGGTCCTGCCGTCCGCGTCGTGCTCCCCGCCGACAGCGGCGACCGCGCGGGCGGCCGGCACCGCCAGGGTGCGGCGACGATCCAGGAGCACGAACAGCGTGCCGAGCATGATGAAGAACGTGAGGATGCCGTCCAGCAGGGCGATGCGGCTGAGGACGATGCCGAGGCCGTCGACGGCCAGCAGCCCGGCGGCGATGCCGGCGACGGCGCGCGAACGGGTCAGCAGCAGGGCGACGAGGTAGACGAGCAGCACGGTCAGCGAGCCCAGCAGCGCCGTCGTCACCCGCCATCCGAAACTGGAGCCGGGACCGAACACGGCCATGCCGAGGGCGATGATCCACTTGCCGAGCGGGGGATGCACGACGAACGACGCGGCCGTCCGCATGGCGGAGACGTCGCCGTCCGGCAGCTGCGCGTCCGCGCCCTCGCCCCATTTCCCCTCATAGCCCAGATTCCACAGCGACCAGGCGTCCTTCACGTAGTACGTCTCGTCGAACATGATCTGGTGCGGATGCGCGAGGTGCACCAGCCGCAGCACCGCCGCGAGCACGGTGATCAGCACGGGGGCGAGCACCCCCCGCAGTCGCGCACGGGCGGGATCCCCCATCGTGCGGTCGCGCAGACGCTCCCACAGCGTCGCCCGCTCAGCGGTCGGCGGCAGCAGGGGGGCGGGCGAGCTCACCCGATCAGCCTAGGATGTCCGGTCGGCGTACCCGCATAGGCTGGAGCGGTGATCATCCTCGCGGCGACTCCGATCGGCAACCTCGCAGACGCCTCGCGGCGCCTGGTCGAGGTGCTGGAGAACGCCGAGATCGTCGTCGCCGAGGACACCCGCACCACGCAGAGCCTGCTGCGGGCGCTGGGGATCGCGAACCGTCCGCGGCTGATCGCCCTGCACGACCACAACGAGAAGGACAAGGCGGCGGAGATCGCCGAGCTCGCGGCGGAGCAGGACGTCGTCGTCGTCAGCGATGCCGGGATGCCCGCCGTGAGCGACCCCGGTTACGGGCTGGTGGCGGCCGCCGTCGAACGCGGCGTGGCGGTCACCGCGGTCCCCGGACCCAGCGCCGTGCTCATGGCGCTCGCCATCTCCGGGCTCCCCACGGACCGGTTCACGTTCGAGGGCTTCCTGCCGCGCAGGCCCGCCGAACGTCGGCGGGTGCTGGAGAGCGTCGCGGCGGAGCCGCGCACCATGGTGTTCTTCGAGTCGCCCTCGCGTCTGGCCGCGTCGCTGGCGGACATGGGCGCGGCGTTCGGCGCGGATCGCCGCATGGCCGTGTGCCGCGAGCTCACGAAGCTGTACGAACAGGTGCGCCGCGGCACGGCGTCCGAACTGGCCGAGTGGGCCGCGCAGGGCGTGAAGGGCGAGATCGTCGTGGTCGTCTCGGGCGCGGCGCCCGTGGAGGTGCCGCTGGCGGATGCCGTGGCGCAGGTGCTGGCGCTCGTCGCGTCCGGCACACGCCTGAAGGATGCCTGCGGCGAGGTCGCCGCCGCGACGGGCCGCTCCTCCCGCGACCTCTACCAGGCCGCGCTCGCCGCGCGATGACGGCATCCAGCCCACATCATCCCCCTCGCCGTGCCCGAGGTCATGGAGCAAACCGGCATCCGCATCCCGCCTAGAATCGATGCCATGCCCGCAGGCGAATCGTTCTACATCACCACGCCGATCTACTATCCCAGCGACGTGCCGCACATCGGCCACGGCTACACGTCCGTCGCCGTGGACACGCTCGCGCGCTGGCACCGCCAGTCCGGCGACGACACCTGGATGCTCACCGGCACCGACGAGCACGGCCAGAAGATGCTGCGCGCCGCCGCCGCCAATGACGTGACCCCGCAGGAGTGGGTCGACAAGCTCGTCGGCGAGAGCTGGTTCCCCCTGCTGGAGACCCTCGACGTCGCCAACGACGACTTCATCCGCACCACGCAGGAGCGGCACGAGAAGAACGTGCAGGTCTTCTTCCAGAAGCTGTACGACGCCGGCTACATCTACGCGGGCGAGTACGAGGCGCTGTACTGCGTGGGCTGCGAGGAGTTCAAGCCCGAGTCCGAGATCGTCGACGGCACGGGCCCCTTCGAGGGGCTAAAGGTCTGCGCCATCCACTCGAAGCCGCTGGAACTGCTGCAGGAGAAGAACTACTTCTTCAAGCTCAGCGAATTCCAGGGGCGGCTGCTGGAGCTGTACCGGACCGAGCCGGACTTCGTGCGCCCCGACTCGGCGCGCAATGAGGTCGTCTCCTTCGTCAGCCAGGGGCTGAAGGACCTGTCGATCTCCCGCTCCACGTTCGACTGGGGCATCCCGCTGCCGTGGGACGAGTCGCACGTCATCTACGTGTGGGTCGACGCCCTGCTCAACTACGTCACCGCGGTCGGCTACGGTGCGGACGAGGAGCAGTTCGCCCGGCGCTGGCCGGCGTACCACGTGGTCGGCAAGGACATCCTGCGCTTCCACGCCGTGATCTGGCCGGCGCTGCTGATGGCGGCCGGGCTCGATGTGCCCAAGGGCGTGTTCGCGCACGGCTGGCTGCTGGTGGGCGGCGAGAAGATGTCGAAGTCGAAGCTCACCGGCATCGCCCCGACCGAGATCACCGACGTGTTCGGCTCGGACGCCTACCGGTTCTACTTCCTCTCGGCGATCGCGTTCGGCCAGGACGGTTCGTTCTCCTGGGAGGACCTGTCGGCCCGCTACCAGGCCGAGCTCGCCAACGGGTTCGGCAACCTCGCCTCCCGCACCATCGCGATGATCGAGAAGTACTTCGGCGGCGCCGTGCCGGAGCCGTCCGACTACGCCGAGCGCGACCTGGAGATCCAGAAGACGCTGACGGATGCCGTGGCCGCGGCGGATGCCGCGATCGAGCACTTCCGCATCGACGAGGCCATCCACGCGATCTGGACGCTCGTGGACGAGCTCAACCACTACATCACCGAGAACGAGCCGTGGACCCTCGCCAAGCGGGCGGACGGCGGAGACGAGGCGCAGCGCGACCGCCTGCGCACCGTGCTCTACACCTGCGCCGAGGGCCTGCGGGCCCTGGCTGTGCTGCTGTCCCCGGTGATGCCGGAGTCCACCGGCAGGCTGTGGGACGCGCTGGGTGTGGAGGAGTCGCTGGGGGCGCTCACCGCGCAGCCCATCCGGGAGGCCGGTTCCTGGGGCGTGCTGAGACCCGGCACGACGGTCACGACCCTCGCGCCGCTGTTCCCGCGCGTGGAGCAGACCGCGTAGCGCCGGCCGGGCGAGCAGCATGGCGGAGACCTATGTGCGCGAGCGCTCCACGAAGGGGCGCAGGGATCTGAGCTACCCGGCCTCGCCGGAGCCCCTCACGATCCCGGTGTACGACAACCACTGCCACCTGGAGATCACCGATGGCGTGGAGCCGCTGAGCTTGCGCGAGCAGCTCGACCGCGCCGGGGCCGTCGGGATCGCCGGCGTCGTGCAGGCGTCCGGCGACGTCGAGTCCTCCCGCTGGGCGGTGGAGGCGGCGGCCTCCGACCCGCGCGTGCTCGCGGCCGTCGCGATCCACCCCAACGACGCTCCGATCTACAAGCAGGAGGGCCGCCTGGACGAGGCGATCGCGGTGATCGACGCGCTCGCCGCGCACCCGCGCACCCGGGCGATCGGCGAGACCGGACTGGACTACTTCCGCACCGGAGAAGCCGGCCGCCCCGCCCAGCACGAGTCCTTCGAGGCGCACATCGCGCTGGCGAAGAAGCACGGCATCGCGATGCAGATCCACGATCGCGATGCGCACGACGACGTGCTGGAGACCCTCGCCCGCGTCGGCGCGCCCGAGCGCACCGTGTTCCACTGCTTCTCCGGCGACGACGCCATGGCGCGAGTGGCGGCGGATGCCGGATACTGGCTGTCCTTCGCCGGCAACGTCACGTTCAAGAACGCGCAGAACCTGCGTGACGCCCTGCACGTGGCGCCGCTGGAGCGCATCCTCGTCGAGACGGATGCGCCGTTCCTCACGCCCGTCCCGCTGCGCGGCCGGCCCAACGCGCCCTACCTCGTGCCGTTGACGGTGCGGTTCATGGCCGCTGAGCTCGGCTTGGACGTCGACGAGCTGTGCGCGCGGCTGGCGGCCAACACCGTCGCCGTCTACGGCTCGTTCGACTGAGGCTCCTCCTCGAGCACCGGCTTCGCCGCGGCGATGTGCGAGATCTGCCGCCACATCAGCAGCAGCGTGAGCGCGGCGCCGGCGAAGGCGAACCACCACGGCGCCGTCAGTCCCCACACCTGCGCGATCACGCCGCCGAGCGCCTGCCCGATGACCATGCCGCCGAACACCCCGACCATGTTGACCGACCCGACCCGGCCCTGCAGCTCGTGGGGGACGAGTCGCTGCCGCACGGTCGTGGAGATCGTGCCCCACACGAACGAGTAGGCGCCGAACCCGACCATGATCCCCAGGGCGACGGCGCCGTCGGTGGTCAGGGCGAAGGCGAGATGCATGAGCACCTCCAGCGACAGGCACACCTTCATGAGTGTTGCGAACGACACGTGCCGCTCGAGCCACCCGAAGCACATCGTCGCGGCGAGGCCGCCCAGAGCGGATGCCGTGGTGAGCGCGCCGAAGCCCACCGGCCCCATCTGCAGATGCTCGGTGGCGTAGAGGACGAGGATGCCCCAGGGTGCGGCCCATGTGACGTTGAACGCCAGGATGATGATGATCAGTGTGCGCACCGGCTTGTTGTGCCAGGCCCAGCGCACGCC from Microbacterium soli includes:
- a CDS encoding TatD family hydrolase is translated as MAETYVRERSTKGRRDLSYPASPEPLTIPVYDNHCHLEITDGVEPLSLREQLDRAGAVGIAGVVQASGDVESSRWAVEAAASDPRVLAAVAIHPNDAPIYKQEGRLDEAIAVIDALAAHPRTRAIGETGLDYFRTGEAGRPAQHESFEAHIALAKKHGIAMQIHDRDAHDDVLETLARVGAPERTVFHCFSGDDAMARVAADAGYWLSFAGNVTFKNAQNLRDALHVAPLERILVETDAPFLTPVPLRGRPNAPYLVPLTVRFMAAELGLDVDELCARLAANTVAVYGSFD
- a CDS encoding dolichyl-phosphate-mannose--protein mannosyltransferase, translated to MSSPAPLLPPTAERATLWERLRDRTMGDPARARLRGVLAPVLITVLAAVLRLVHLAHPHQIMFDETYYVKDAWSLWNLGYEGKWGEGADAQLPDGDVSAMRTAASFVVHPPLGKWIIALGMAVFGPGSSFGWRVTTALLGSLTVLLVYLVALLLTRSRAVAGIAAGLLAVDGLGIVLSRIALLDGILTFFIMLGTLFVLLDRRRTLAVPAARAVAAVGGEHDADGRTRMTGPVLWARPWLIAAGVAFGAASAVKWSGVYALAVFGLYTVVVDALARRRAGVVLWPTDAVLRQGPASFLLLVGPALATYLVSWTGWLVTAGGYDRDADANPLVALWKYHEAILSFHVGLASPHPYASPAWQWPLLLRPTAIWVGEDPSGCGVDHCIAVVSSVPNPLIWYASVAAAVYLLLRFVRGLIERAPAGPAITFPLAGLIATYVPWLLVGSRTIFQFYTISMAPFLVIGLAVALRTLAGSADAPLHRRQAGQRTVVVYLCVVLLVSAFYYPVWTGMSVPYEFWLIHNWLPGWI
- a CDS encoding aldo/keto reductase, which produces MTIPTLEFNDGNHIPQLGYGVFLVPPAEAERAVSEALEAGYRHIDTAAIYRNEEGVGAAIARSGIPREELFITTKLWNDRHHGDEPDKAIAESLERLGLEHVDLYLVHWPTPAKDDYVHAWEKMIGIRERGLVRSIGVSNHLVPHLERIVAETGVVPAVNQIELHPAHQQREITEWAAAHGVRIESWGPLGQGKYDLFGTGPVAAAAEATGRTPAQVVLRWHLQKGFIVFPKSVHAERMRENLDVFGFELDDAQMAAIDALDPLDGSGRVGSHPNDVN
- the metG gene encoding methionine--tRNA ligase, whose product is MPAGESFYITTPIYYPSDVPHIGHGYTSVAVDTLARWHRQSGDDTWMLTGTDEHGQKMLRAAAANDVTPQEWVDKLVGESWFPLLETLDVANDDFIRTTQERHEKNVQVFFQKLYDAGYIYAGEYEALYCVGCEEFKPESEIVDGTGPFEGLKVCAIHSKPLELLQEKNYFFKLSEFQGRLLELYRTEPDFVRPDSARNEVVSFVSQGLKDLSISRSTFDWGIPLPWDESHVIYVWVDALLNYVTAVGYGADEEQFARRWPAYHVVGKDILRFHAVIWPALLMAAGLDVPKGVFAHGWLLVGGEKMSKSKLTGIAPTEITDVFGSDAYRFYFLSAIAFGQDGSFSWEDLSARYQAELANGFGNLASRTIAMIEKYFGGAVPEPSDYAERDLEIQKTLTDAVAAADAAIEHFRIDEAIHAIWTLVDELNHYITENEPWTLAKRADGGDEAQRDRLRTVLYTCAEGLRALAVLLSPVMPESTGRLWDALGVEESLGALTAQPIREAGSWGVLRPGTTVTTLAPLFPRVEQTA
- a CDS encoding thioredoxin domain-containing protein; amino-acid sequence: MTNRLADTLSPYLRAHADNPVDWHPWGQEAFDEARRRDVPLLISIGYSTCHWCHVMARESFSDEATAAQINDGFVAVKIDREEHPAVDAAFMASASAFTQNLGWPLTVFTTPQGAAFYAGTYWPSRARGGTPAFRDVLTAVREAWTDRHAEVVSSAEAVVEALRAAAHAPESGVPDARALRDAATSIIEREDREFGGFGGAPKFPMATALRFLQHPAAGGADAVDRALEAMAASELRDAVDGGFFRYATGRDWTVPHYERMLTDNAQLLQVALDAEREDIVRGIADFLLNVLRRDGGAFGAAQDSESWIGGERSEGGYYRRDAAGRAALEPPTVDGKVITGWNGLAIGALARAGAVLDEPGWIDAAASAAERVLTVNRSAGELVRSSLDGRAATAVATEADLGLLADGLFSLALATGDASWAMRGLEVLGAQADPDPVLAAQGIVRGADDGDGDLPSGPAALASAHLTAWLLGAGQEHRVRADRLVAGVAGRALQHPIAYGAILRVAAGLAVPPRQVVAVISTRDGALADRAREADADVIAVVTPAQARAFADAGFELFEGRDVSDGVVYDCRDFVCRMPVAEPRELALSR
- the msuE gene encoding FMN reductase, producing MPAPYSVVVVSGSLHEPSKTTALLRAIADAVAARIEVDVRVIEITRIGPGLAGALRRDDLPADVEAQLRAVEEADLLIVGSPVYRASFTGLFKHLFDFIGQYALVGKPVLLAATGGGERHALIIEHQLRPLFAFFQALTLPLGVYASNTDFDGYEISSAPILSRINLAAERAVPLIGFSSVADPRALAAF
- a CDS encoding transcriptional regulator — its product is MNELDPVIHATSRLRITAALATLADGESIAFPRLQELLEMTSGNLSTHLRRLEDAGYVLSEKAFLGVKPVTYLSLTTAGRRAFEDYTTQLRALLGDIRPPGRIR
- the rsmI gene encoding 16S rRNA (cytidine(1402)-2'-O)-methyltransferase translates to MIILAATPIGNLADASRRLVEVLENAEIVVAEDTRTTQSLLRALGIANRPRLIALHDHNEKDKAAEIAELAAEQDVVVVSDAGMPAVSDPGYGLVAAAVERGVAVTAVPGPSAVLMALAISGLPTDRFTFEGFLPRRPAERRRVLESVAAEPRTMVFFESPSRLAASLADMGAAFGADRRMAVCRELTKLYEQVRRGTASELAEWAAQGVKGEIVVVVSGAAPVEVPLADAVAQVLALVASGTRLKDACGEVAAATGRSSRDLYQAALAAR